From a single Cytophagales bacterium WSM2-2 genomic region:
- a CDS encoding alanine dehydrogenase, translating to MIIGVPKEIKNNENRVALTPAGAQELVKRGHTVYVQAKAGEGSGFSDEEYTGAGARMLAKAEEVFSIAEMIMKVKEPIEQEYNLIKKDQLVFTYFHFASYEPLAHAMIKTGSVCLAYETVERTDGSLPLLVPMSEVAGRMSIQEGAKYLEKPMKGRGILLGGVPGVMPAKVLILGGGVVGTNAAKMAAGMGADVIITDVNLNRLRYLDDVMPKNVHTMVSNDYVLRDLVRTSDLIVGGVLIPGAKAPKLITRDMLKTMRPGTVLVDVAVDQGGCIETCKPTTHENPTFIIDDVVHYCVANMPGAVPYTSTLALTNATLPYAIKLAGQGWKKACAENADLKKGLNVINGKVVYKAVADAFNLPYTDIKEFVS from the coding sequence ATGATCATCGGAGTTCCTAAGGAAATTAAAAACAATGAAAATCGCGTGGCGTTGACGCCTGCCGGTGCACAAGAACTGGTCAAGCGAGGTCACACCGTCTACGTCCAGGCGAAAGCGGGAGAAGGAAGCGGTTTTAGTGACGAAGAGTATACCGGTGCCGGTGCGCGGATGCTTGCAAAAGCGGAAGAAGTATTCAGCATCGCAGAAATGATCATGAAAGTTAAGGAACCGATTGAACAAGAATATAACCTTATCAAAAAGGACCAGCTGGTCTTCACTTATTTTCACTTTGCTTCCTATGAGCCGCTTGCTCATGCTATGATTAAGACCGGCTCAGTCTGCCTGGCTTACGAAACTGTTGAGCGCACTGACGGAAGTCTTCCTCTTCTTGTACCTATGAGTGAAGTAGCAGGACGCATGTCCATCCAGGAAGGTGCCAAATACCTTGAGAAACCGATGAAGGGCCGCGGTATTTTGCTTGGTGGTGTGCCTGGTGTAATGCCAGCCAAAGTTTTGATTCTTGGCGGTGGAGTTGTGGGAACGAATGCAGCAAAGATGGCTGCTGGTATGGGAGCAGATGTGATCATCACTGATGTGAATCTCAATCGCCTACGCTACCTAGATGATGTTATGCCTAAGAATGTACACACGATGGTAAGCAACGATTATGTACTTCGCGATTTAGTAAGAACAAGTGACCTGATTGTTGGTGGTGTATTGATCCCCGGAGCAAAAGCACCGAAGCTTATTACACGCGACATGCTGAAAACCATGAGACCGGGTACCGTGCTTGTAGATGTTGCTGTGGACCAGGGCGGATGTATCGAAACATGTAAGCCTACGACTCACGAAAACCCGACCTTCATCATTGATGATGTTGTTCATTATTGCGTGGCAAACATGCCGGGAGCTGTTCCTTATACATCGACATTGGCACTCACTAATGCTACTCTTCCTTACGCCATTAAATTGGCCGGTCAGGGATGGAAGAAAGCGTGTGCTGAAAATGCAGATTTGAAAAAAGGACTGAATGTCATCAATGGCAAAGTGGTATACAAAGCCGTTGCCGATGCTTTCAATCTTCCTTACACTGATATTAAAGAATTTGTGAGCTAA